A genomic segment from Aegilops tauschii subsp. strangulata cultivar AL8/78 chromosome 1, Aet v6.0, whole genome shotgun sequence encodes:
- the LOC109781610 gene encoding uncharacterized protein, translating into MLVDGGAGLNLISPKVIRKLQISDEELKVTGTFQGINPGRSRPKGKIMLPVTFRGELNYRTEKIVLDVVELPLPYNGILGRPSLAKFMTASHYAYNTLKMPGPMGVISIPLDKKDAIICVDKMYRDAVPTKAA; encoded by the coding sequence atgttggttgacggtggTGCAGGGTTGAATCTTATTTCCCCCAAGGTAATCAGGAAATTGCAAATATCAGATGAAGAGCTCAAGGTTACTGGAACATTTCAAGGGATCAATCCCGGCAGGAGTCGTCCAAAGGGCAAGATCATGCTGCCGGTGACATTTCGAGGAGAATTGAACTACCGGACCGAGAAGATTGTGTTGGATGTGGTCGAGCTTCCTttgccatacaatgggattcttggtcGACCATCCTTGGCAAAGTTCATgacggcatcccactatgcctacaataCCCTGAAGATGCCAGGACCAATGGGCGTCATTTCCATCCCGTTAGACAAGAAGGACGCAATCATATGCGTGGATAAGATGTACCGGGATGCGGTTCCTACCAAGGCCGCATAA